The following are from one region of the bacterium genome:
- a CDS encoding Uma2 family endonuclease → MTTATMPKQEKFTYEDYLTWDIDSDNRYELIGGEFFMAPAPNVWHQRISKRMEFKIMQVLEKSGLGEVFDAPCDVVLSNEDVVQPDIIFVLKENFNIITKDNIQGSPDLLIEIISPNSAQRDRITKKRLYERCGVKEYWLVDANRKEIEVLTLEEGRYKTYGIFKSEDTLSSVLLEDFHFKVGEVF, encoded by the coding sequence ATGACTACAGCAACTATGCCAAAACAAGAAAAATTTACCTACGAAGATTATCTTACCTGGGATATAGACTCTGACAATCGGTATGAATTGATTGGAGGTGAATTCTTTATGGCACCAGCACCAAATGTATGGCATCAACGAATCTCAAAAAGAATGGAATTTAAAATTATGCAAGTATTAGAAAAATCAGGGTTAGGAGAGGTATTTGATGCCCCTTGTGATGTTGTTTTAAGTAACGAAGATGTTGTTCAACCAGATATTATCTTTGTCTTAAAAGAAAATTTCAATATCATTACAAAAGATAATATACAAGGTTCACCGGATTTACTGATAGAGATTATCTCGCCAAACTCTGCCCAGAGGGACAGAATTACGAAAAAAAGGCTTTATGAAAGATGTGGTGTCAAAGAATACTGGTTAGTTGACGCAAATAGAAAAGAGATAGAGGTTTTGACCTTAGAAGAAGGAAGATATAAAACTTATGGTATCTTTAAGTCCGAAGATACTCTT